In a single window of the Zea mays cultivar B73 chromosome 5, Zm-B73-REFERENCE-NAM-5.0, whole genome shotgun sequence genome:
- the TCTP gene encoding translationally-controlled tumor protein homolog (The RefSeq protein has 3 substitutions compared to this genomic sequence) produces the protein MLVYQDLLSGDELLSDSFTYKELENGVLWEVEGKWVTQGPVDVDIGANPSAEGGEDESVDDTAVKVVDIVDTFRLQEQPPFDKKSFVSYIKKYIKNLTAVLEPEKADEFKKGVEGATKFLLSKLKDLQFFVGESMKDDASVAFAYYKDGATNSTFLYFSHGLKEIKC, from the exons ATGTTGGTTTATCAAGACCTCCTATCTG GCGACGAGCTCCTGTCGGATTCATTCACCTACAAGGAGCTCGAGAACGGCGTCCTGTGGGAGGTCGAGGGAAAG TGGGTCACCCAAGGTCCTGTTGATGTAGACATTGGTGCCAATCCATCCGCCGAGGGTGGTGAGGATGAAAGCGTTGATGACACAGCCGTGAAGGTGGTTGATATTGTTGACACATTCCGTCTACAG GAGCAACCTCCTTTTGACAAGAAATCATTTGTCTCTTACATAAAAAAATACATCAAGAATCTCACTGCTGTGTTGGAGCCAGAGAAAGCGGATGAGTTCAAAAAGGGTGTCGAGGGTGCAACCAAGTTTCTCCTTAGCAAGCTGAAGGACCTTCAATT TTTTGTTGGTGAGAGCATGAAGGACGAAGCGTCCGTGGTATTCGCCTATTACAAGGATGGTGCCACTAATCCGACATTCCTCTATTTCTCTCATGGTCTTAAGGAGATCAAGTGCTAG
- the TCTP gene encoding translationally-controlled tumor protein homolog isoform X1: MRRGRPRCPTLRCAAASDIVSSSPRATDNPPALRCWFIKTSYLWVTQGPVDVDIGANPSAEGGEDESVDDTAVKVVDIVDTFRLQEQPPFDKKSFVSYIKKYIKNLTAVLEPEKADEFKKGVEGATKFLLSKLKDLQFFVGESMKDEASVVFAYYKDGATNPTFLYFSHGLKEIKC, from the exons ATGCGCCGCGGCCGTCCTCGCTGCCCAACCCTTCGCTGCGCCGCCGCCTCCGACATCGTCTCTTCGTCCCCACGAGCAACCGATAATCCGCCGGCGCTGAGATGTTGGTTTATCAAGACCTCCTATCTG TGGGTCACCCAAGGTCCTGTTGATGTAGACATTGGTGCCAATCCATCCGCCGAGGGTGGTGAGGATGAAAGCGTTGATGACACAGCCGTGAAGGTGGTTGATATTGTTGACACATTCCGTCTACAG GAGCAACCTCCTTTTGACAAGAAATCATTTGTCTCTTACATAAAAAAATACATCAAGAATCTCACTGCTGTGTTGGAGCCAGAGAAAGCGGATGAGTTCAAAAAGGGTGTCGAGGGTGCAACCAAGTTTCTCCTTAGCAAGCTGAAGGACCTTCAATT TTTTGTTGGTGAGAGCATGAAGGACGAAGCGTCCGTGGTATTCGCCTATTACAAGGATGGTGCCACTAATCCGACATTCCTCTATTTCTCTCATGGTCTTAAGGAGATCAAGTGCTAG